The Bacillota bacterium genomic interval ATGTCTTCGAGGTCGCAAACGGGGTGGACGCTTTGAATAGCTTCTGGAAACTCCGCCCGGATCTCGTCTTCATGGACATTGCAATGCCGCACATAAACGGTCTGGACGCCACCAAAGTGATAACCGCGGCTGAGCCAAAGGCAAAAGTGGTAATCCTGACGGCTTTGGCCGACACAACCAACGTTCTTCAAGCAGTCCGGAACGGCGCGATAGACTTTATCGTTAAGCCTTTTGATGAAGCCCGGCTGATGCAGGTGGTTAATCGCGTTCAAGAGATCAACACTACGGCGTAATTCAGCTTTTAAGGACCGCCGCCGAGCCGCCCTCGACGCCGGGGTGACCGGGGTCCGTCTCGCAACGTGCGCCTGTTTTTTTTGCATACGAAAAAACACTGGGTCAAGGTCCCGGCACTTCGCTTCGTCGACTGCTCACCCCGCCATCCGATCCGTTAGTCAGCACCCCGGTTTTTTGTTGTCCCCGGCGCCTTTCTGTGGTATTTCTATGACAAGGGCTTCTTTAAGGGAGCGTCTTTAAAACGATGAACGCCGGACTAAACCGCCCGCAGGAGGACGAACTCGCCCTCCTGCAGGCCCACACCGAAAAACTAACCTGGTCCTGCCTGCTTTTCCTCCTGCACCGCAAGCCGGCGCACGGCT includes:
- a CDS encoding response regulator; translated protein: MQILVAEDSLFARKAIVGILQGYGHNVFEVANGVDALNSFWKLRPDLVFMDIAMPHINGLDATKVITAAEPKAKVVILTALADTTNVLQAVRNGAIDFIVKPFDEARLMQVVNRVQEINTTA